One window of the Thermococcus sp. P6 genome contains the following:
- the guaA gene encoding glutamine-hydrolyzing GMP synthase, which yields MWEEFIGEKVEEIRKTVGDGKAIIALSGGVDSSTAAVLAHRAIGDRLHAVFVNTGFMRKNEPEFVVKTFQDDLGLNLIYVDAQERFFEALKGVTDPEEKRKVIGKTFIDVFEEVAREIDAGFLIQGTIAPDWIESKGKIKSHHNVGGLPERLNLRLIEPLRDLYKDEVRELARELGLPEKIYNRMPFPGPGLAVRVLGEVTPERVAIVREANAIVEEEIERAKLKPWQAFAVLLGVKTVGVQGDIRAYKETVAVRVVESLDGMTANAMEVPFEVLQRIAFRITSEVPQVGRVLYDVTNKPPATIEFE from the coding sequence ATGTGGGAGGAGTTCATAGGTGAGAAGGTCGAGGAGATAAGGAAGACGGTCGGCGATGGAAAGGCAATTATAGCCCTGAGCGGAGGGGTGGACAGCTCGACGGCCGCTGTTCTGGCCCACAGGGCAATCGGCGACAGGCTACACGCGGTTTTCGTCAACACCGGTTTCATGAGGAAGAACGAGCCGGAGTTCGTTGTGAAAACCTTCCAGGACGACCTTGGCCTGAACCTTATCTACGTCGACGCTCAGGAGCGCTTCTTTGAGGCCCTTAAGGGCGTCACGGATCCGGAGGAGAAGAGGAAGGTAATAGGAAAAACCTTCATAGACGTCTTTGAGGAGGTCGCCCGCGAGATCGATGCCGGCTTTTTGATTCAGGGGACGATAGCCCCGGACTGGATAGAGAGCAAGGGGAAGATAAAGAGCCACCACAACGTCGGTGGCTTACCCGAGCGTTTGAACCTCAGGCTCATCGAACCATTGAGGGACCTCTACAAGGACGAGGTCAGGGAGCTCGCGAGGGAGCTCGGTCTTCCAGAGAAGATTTACAATAGAATGCCCTTCCCGGGGCCGGGTCTGGCCGTCCGCGTCCTCGGAGAGGTCACCCCAGAGAGAGTAGCCATCGTCAGGGAGGCCAACGCCATAGTGGAGGAGGAGATCGAGAGGGCCAAACTAAAGCCGTGGCAGGCCTTTGCAGTCCTTTTGGGAGTTAAAACCGTCGGAGTTCAGGGAGATATAAGGGCCTACAAGGAGACAGTAGCCGTTAGGGTTGTTGAGAGCCTTGACGGGATGACCGCAAATGCCATGGAGGTTCCCTTCGAAGTGCTGCAGAGGATAGCCTTCAGGATAACAAGCGAGGTTCCTCAGGTGGGAAGGGTTCTCTACGACGTAACCAACAAGCCTCCTGCAACAATAGAGTTTGAGTAG
- a CDS encoding prenyltransferase/squalene oxidase repeat-containing protein: protein MKRLLALAIMVLMVIPVVSAGTVDGSVRFLKGMAGSTQQTREISLMIMALSTAENENLDLSSEVDDLVNRLIGYQNPDGGWGFYPGEVSSVVDTSYAIIALRRAYPHLPAPEVGAVRSAIEEGISYLLSAENEAGWGYVPGTPSYCYPTLMAVWALGENRYSYNSRPVRVALRYLENTTCEIPDHEALALRLIAYHSVGYGVSNETLERVRELLFNGELSMKERAMLTYGLLLNDPMDFETAKAVMMLESYAQRSGNLVYWTSEPVFFSSTEPIATTAYALMAISTNVEIRPVEEVKNPYELPCDELKNLQNPDGGWGLKPNDPSSEKATYYALLSLEACYPEKGSVEKALSWAREAFERDAEWMRENHRMSVGYYYALKTLLKYDNLTPEEMKEAEDLIREVQLYHGLWGSRIFGPQPYDTALAVDALLDLGVSPEDPLVQRARDWLLGVSDGGWGTMITNHYYSYMLEPDVLTTLTVLEVLGRIATAEELKPHIEWLVGQRVDGGWPYMKTMGEPRVELTVRATDLLLNYGYDYTNETLKFVMDARDGGSIKGKTIELASAIEYLSRYRFVPPVTLYDVRTLLDVKMFRVIGPGMDNESLEEVVEALNNLFSGGFVRVNITSIGEDSYIVMANFGEYDVGAYNPYVGFHLENGTVTVGNVTVPTNESVILVPGKTAGGVVLFVLYEPENVEIAREIFTSSFIRYIRGNAMVFRIERGRVKVTTVG, encoded by the coding sequence ATGAAGAGACTTTTAGCTCTGGCAATTATGGTCCTTATGGTAATCCCTGTAGTGAGTGCCGGTACCGTGGACGGCTCGGTAAGGTTCCTTAAAGGTATGGCCGGTTCAACCCAGCAGACGAGGGAAATAAGCCTGATGATAATGGCCCTCTCAACTGCCGAAAATGAGAACCTGGACCTGAGCTCGGAGGTAGACGATCTCGTCAACAGGCTCATTGGTTATCAGAACCCGGATGGTGGATGGGGTTTCTACCCGGGTGAGGTAAGCAGCGTGGTCGACACCTCCTACGCAATCATAGCCCTCAGAAGGGCCTATCCCCACCTTCCCGCCCCGGAGGTTGGTGCGGTCCGATCGGCCATCGAGGAGGGTATATCCTACCTTCTCTCGGCCGAAAATGAAGCCGGCTGGGGCTACGTTCCGGGGACTCCTTCCTACTGCTATCCCACGCTGATGGCCGTATGGGCCCTCGGGGAGAATCGGTACAGCTACAACAGCCGGCCGGTCAGGGTGGCACTCAGGTATCTTGAAAACACTACCTGCGAGATACCGGATCACGAGGCGCTCGCCCTCAGGCTAATAGCCTACCACAGCGTGGGCTACGGGGTATCGAACGAAACACTGGAGAGGGTCAGAGAACTGCTCTTCAACGGCGAATTGAGCATGAAGGAAAGGGCCATGCTAACCTATGGGCTCCTTCTGAACGATCCGATGGATTTTGAAACCGCAAAGGCCGTTATGATGCTCGAATCCTACGCTCAGAGATCCGGCAATCTCGTTTACTGGACGAGCGAGCCGGTCTTCTTCTCCTCAACGGAGCCGATAGCAACGACGGCTTACGCCCTCATGGCGATTTCGACCAACGTTGAGATTCGACCGGTGGAAGAGGTGAAGAACCCCTACGAACTGCCCTGTGATGAACTCAAAAACCTGCAGAACCCGGACGGGGGATGGGGCCTCAAGCCCAACGATCCCTCCAGCGAGAAGGCCACCTACTACGCACTACTGAGCCTTGAGGCCTGCTATCCGGAGAAGGGTTCGGTGGAGAAGGCCCTCTCATGGGCGAGGGAGGCCTTCGAAAGGGATGCGGAGTGGATGAGGGAAAATCACAGGATGTCCGTGGGTTACTACTACGCCCTCAAAACGCTCCTTAAGTACGACAACCTTACTCCGGAGGAGATGAAGGAAGCGGAGGACCTTATACGGGAGGTCCAGCTCTACCACGGGCTCTGGGGTAGCAGGATTTTCGGACCCCAGCCTTACGACACCGCCCTTGCCGTAGATGCCCTTCTCGACCTCGGGGTTTCCCCGGAGGATCCGCTCGTCCAGAGGGCGAGGGACTGGCTCCTCGGCGTAAGCGACGGTGGATGGGGGACCATGATCACGAACCACTACTACTCCTACATGCTCGAACCGGACGTGCTGACGACCCTGACCGTCCTCGAGGTCCTCGGAAGGATCGCCACTGCTGAAGAGCTTAAACCCCACATCGAGTGGCTCGTTGGCCAGAGAGTCGACGGCGGCTGGCCCTACATGAAGACCATGGGTGAACCGAGGGTCGAGCTTACGGTCAGGGCGACCGATTTGTTGCTCAACTACGGCTACGACTACACCAACGAAACCCTGAAGTTCGTCATGGACGCCAGGGACGGTGGGAGTATAAAGGGAAAAACGATAGAGCTCGCCAGCGCGATAGAGTACCTCTCCCGGTACCGGTTCGTTCCTCCGGTGACCCTCTACGACGTGAGGACTCTGCTCGATGTCAAAATGTTCAGGGTAATTGGCCCGGGGATGGACAACGAGAGCCTCGAGGAAGTCGTGGAGGCCCTTAACAACCTCTTCAGCGGCGGTTTCGTGCGGGTAAACATCACTTCAATCGGCGAGGACAGCTACATAGTCATGGCGAACTTCGGGGAGTACGACGTCGGGGCCTACAATCCTTACGTAGGGTTCCACCTCGAGAATGGCACCGTCACAGTGGGCAACGTCACCGTGCCGACGAATGAATCCGTAATCCTCGTTCCGGGCAAAACCGCGGGAGGGGTTGTCCTCTTCGTGCTCTACGAACCCGAGAACGTTGAAATCGCCAGGGAAATCTTTACCTCAAGTTTCATCCGTTACATCAGGGGGAACGCGATGGTGTTCCGCATCGAAAGGGGAAGGGTGAAGGTAACAACGGTGGGGTGA
- the guaB gene encoding IMP dehydrogenase yields MGKFTQKLVNAMKGYTFDDVLLIPQKTEVEPKDVDVSTRITPRIRLNIPILSAAMDTVTEWEMAIAMAREGGLGVIHRNMSIEEQVEMVRKVKREETVDEVITVSPGESIDYALFLMEKEAIDGLPVVEDGELVGIITKTDITTREGRTVGEVMTRDPITAPENATVEEIMRLMVENGIDRVPIVNDGGRLVGIVTMGDLLTRKKHRNAVRDEEGRLMVAAAVSPHDLRRALALERAGVDVIVVDTAHAHNMKAIKAMKEIRSRIDAEMIVGNIANPEAVDDLTFADAVKVGIGPGSICTTRIVAGVGVPQITAISTVADRAEEYGIKVIADGGIKYSGDIVKAIAAGADAVMLGNLLAGTREAPGREVTINGRRYKQYRGMGSLGAMMKGGAERYHQKGHMKTGKFVPEGVEGVVPYKGTVKEVIYQLVGGLKAGMGYVGARNIQELKEKGEFVVITNAGLRESHPHDISITNEAPNYPTGG; encoded by the coding sequence ATGGGAAAATTTACACAAAAACTTGTTAATGCCATGAAAGGGTACACCTTCGATGACGTGCTTTTGATCCCGCAGAAAACCGAAGTGGAGCCAAAGGATGTGGACGTTTCCACGCGGATTACTCCAAGGATAAGGCTCAACATCCCGATCCTCAGTGCGGCTATGGACACGGTGACAGAATGGGAGATGGCCATTGCCATGGCCAGAGAGGGCGGACTTGGAGTAATCCACAGAAACATGAGCATAGAAGAGCAGGTCGAGATGGTGCGAAAGGTGAAGCGGGAGGAAACGGTGGATGAGGTCATCACGGTCTCCCCCGGGGAAAGCATAGATTACGCGCTTTTCTTGATGGAGAAAGAGGCCATAGACGGCCTTCCGGTTGTGGAAGACGGGGAGCTCGTTGGCATAATCACGAAGACCGACATAACCACGAGGGAAGGAAGGACCGTTGGAGAAGTTATGACCCGGGATCCCATAACCGCCCCCGAAAACGCCACCGTTGAGGAGATAATGCGGTTGATGGTCGAGAACGGGATAGACAGGGTCCCGATAGTCAACGATGGGGGAAGACTGGTGGGAATAGTTACCATGGGCGATCTTCTGACGAGGAAAAAACATCGAAACGCGGTGAGGGATGAGGAAGGCCGTTTGATGGTTGCGGCCGCGGTTTCTCCCCACGATCTCAGGCGGGCCCTTGCTCTGGAAAGGGCGGGTGTGGATGTTATAGTTGTTGACACTGCCCACGCTCACAACATGAAGGCCATAAAAGCGATGAAGGAGATTCGGAGCAGAATAGACGCGGAGATGATAGTGGGCAACATAGCAAATCCGGAGGCCGTCGATGACCTGACCTTTGCAGATGCGGTGAAAGTTGGCATCGGGCCTGGGAGCATATGCACGACGAGGATCGTTGCCGGAGTTGGCGTGCCCCAGATAACGGCCATATCGACGGTTGCAGACAGAGCGGAGGAATACGGAATCAAGGTTATCGCAGACGGAGGCATCAAGTACTCCGGGGACATAGTCAAGGCCATAGCAGCGGGTGCCGATGCCGTAATGCTCGGGAACCTCCTTGCCGGAACCAGAGAAGCCCCCGGAAGGGAGGTCACGATAAACGGAAGGAGGTACAAGCAGTACAGAGGGATGGGGAGCCTCGGTGCGATGATGAAAGGAGGAGCGGAGAGGTACCACCAGAAAGGACACATGAAGACGGGGAAGTTCGTTCCGGAGGGCGTTGAGGGCGTCGTTCCATACAAAGGCACCGTCAAAGAAGTTATCTACCAGCTCGTTGGCGGCCTGAAGGCGGGAATGGGATACGTTGGAGCAAGGAACATTCAGGAGCTCAAAGAGAAGGGCGAGTTCGTGGTTATAACGAACGCCGGACTCAGGGAGAGCCACCCGCACGACATCTCCATCACGAACGAGGCACCAAACTACCCGACGGGGGGATGA
- a CDS encoding DUF2101 family protein, with translation MDVEEFLYRVGELVESGIDRLRDFFMPSPSERPPDFRYLRRLFKKPLTVHEYLSLRLQMAFTGYLILNFILLLIRADPLWLVGLAVVYFPFLRYTLIKNRNFFVEYEPYRFFYYGISAILLGVFLGYALIRGKAPEAYYYYAYLLFVLVVVLVFRWYFKSKYGRDYTYGIVEEIKGDLVRIFVHDDMAANVKPGHYWVDAVGDLEVGRVVKLLVEDRTFRGAVPVRIIEVYLTDQSSQSSTEPKKETE, from the coding sequence ATGGACGTTGAGGAGTTCCTTTACAGGGTGGGCGAGCTTGTAGAATCGGGCATCGATCGGCTCCGGGATTTTTTCATGCCATCGCCATCGGAGCGTCCCCCCGACTTCAGGTACCTCCGCCGGCTCTTCAAAAAGCCCCTTACGGTTCACGAATACCTTAGTCTGAGGCTCCAGATGGCCTTCACAGGCTATCTAATCCTCAACTTCATCCTGCTCCTCATCAGGGCCGACCCGCTCTGGCTCGTGGGACTGGCGGTGGTTTACTTCCCCTTCCTGAGGTACACCCTTATCAAAAACCGGAACTTCTTCGTCGAGTATGAACCCTACAGGTTCTTCTACTACGGCATATCCGCCATTCTCCTGGGGGTTTTCCTCGGATACGCCCTGATACGCGGGAAGGCCCCGGAGGCCTACTACTATTACGCGTACCTGCTCTTTGTCCTCGTGGTCGTCCTCGTCTTCAGGTGGTACTTCAAGTCGAAGTACGGGAGGGATTACACCTACGGGATAGTCGAAGAGATCAAGGGCGATCTCGTCAGGATCTTCGTCCACGACGACATGGCGGCAAACGTCAAACCCGGCCACTACTGGGTGGACGCTGTTGGAGACCTCGAGGTGGGGAGGGTCGTGAAGCTCCTCGTGGAGGACAGGACGTTCAGGGGAGCCGTGCCCGTGAGGATAATCGAGGTCTACCTCACGGATCAGTCCTCCCAGAGCTCTACGGAGCCGAAGAAGGAGACCGAGTGA
- a CDS encoding DUF2341 domain-containing protein: MKRRAFLINSTVVLLLIPLMLLLATYEDVSSQIVGAQSERTQVERTYRVVSYVEMDFQKALEISGKRAVVAAIDYVSTTGNFLTYRPANETIKDLTLRATSPQLSSYENLQRIMQNQSIERWLDLIGEKLREQGYRLSPGADEIANNMNITVAPLDSFRIVIKARITNITISDTSGRVVYTGPIPRSGYAYSIVDIRDLEDPIFSAMTGGRYQRSIRACTYPFPELIDKPVKVLYGTGKSNEGHVVGTYSSQLDPNGIFIGETYPDDEEAKAYAYVLEEGSIDSADRIIVNTTMEGTPVNPAEIFKDGDRGVLVFSGASSGGGEWCSSLGHRLNITVRNNLNVDLTDYQIPILLSTAKGFTQDQLNEIFGNTATAGSDPYETNASIAIYNSSCNPVPFWIEYWDSNNKEALIWIRASIPANGNLRIGLYFGDELPPTKGDGSEVFEYFNDFKGEFTLNGGDEVEHPLAQDLDVSKGFAVRFRMMSNRQNPRDWDGGIGIEDDDGRMLLFTDDSTRGGDGLAIHYAWWNNESNVDGRSPANTYHVYEALMKPYSSSSKDSRFKDITDGGVNDDSYFRFWSEPLRKLYLVTDSEKNKRETIYDWIAIRKYPDDSDRLEDPNFNGISYPNVNQNDPETKPTPSSSAGPSRAYDLQPFVDCLMDQRYFGTYDGWSLFERLEGSSKNHDEYFELAKRMQDELGVKYGDRYYPIGLVSFMIPHASYDEKLFNLFNSLGIAVEEGQSSVDYYFLSYYFRRGSKVEGYRVWGISYGITSTGDLSSIPFFLDEETAEAIFGEVEAEDLLKR, encoded by the coding sequence ATGAAAAGAAGGGCCTTCCTGATTAACTCAACCGTCGTGCTCCTGCTCATACCCCTCATGCTCCTGCTGGCAACCTACGAGGACGTTTCGTCCCAGATAGTGGGGGCTCAGAGCGAGAGAACTCAGGTTGAGAGAACCTACCGGGTAGTATCGTACGTTGAGATGGACTTTCAAAAGGCGCTGGAGATATCCGGAAAGAGGGCGGTGGTGGCGGCTATCGATTACGTCTCAACCACGGGTAATTTTCTGACTTACAGGCCGGCAAACGAAACGATAAAGGATCTGACTTTACGTGCTACATCTCCCCAGCTCTCCAGCTACGAGAACCTTCAGAGGATAATGCAGAACCAGAGCATAGAGAGATGGCTGGATCTCATCGGAGAAAAGCTCCGGGAACAGGGCTACAGGCTTTCCCCGGGTGCGGATGAGATAGCCAATAACATGAACATCACGGTGGCACCCCTCGATTCCTTCAGGATCGTCATAAAGGCGAGGATAACGAACATCACGATCTCCGACACCTCCGGGAGGGTGGTCTACACCGGCCCCATACCGAGGAGTGGATACGCTTACTCGATAGTTGACATAAGGGATCTTGAGGATCCAATCTTCTCGGCGATGACCGGGGGTAGGTATCAGAGGTCTATAAGAGCCTGCACTTATCCCTTCCCGGAGCTCATAGATAAGCCGGTAAAGGTCCTTTACGGAACTGGAAAGAGCAACGAGGGTCACGTGGTCGGGACCTACTCGAGCCAGCTCGATCCGAATGGAATTTTCATCGGGGAGACGTATCCCGATGATGAAGAAGCTAAAGCTTACGCCTATGTTCTCGAAGAGGGGAGCATAGATTCGGCCGACCGTATAATAGTCAACACGACTATGGAAGGCACTCCGGTAAATCCGGCTGAAATTTTCAAGGATGGAGATAGGGGGGTGCTCGTTTTTTCCGGTGCTTCGTCCGGGGGGGGCGAATGGTGTTCCTCCCTTGGACACAGGCTCAACATTACAGTTAGGAATAACCTAAATGTTGATCTGACTGATTATCAGATCCCCATACTCCTGAGCACGGCCAAAGGATTCACCCAAGACCAGCTGAATGAGATATTCGGCAATACCGCCACAGCCGGCAGTGATCCCTATGAAACGAACGCCTCCATAGCTATATACAACTCAAGCTGCAATCCAGTTCCATTCTGGATCGAGTACTGGGATTCAAACAACAAAGAGGCATTGATCTGGATAAGGGCCTCGATACCCGCGAACGGCAACCTCAGGATAGGGCTATATTTTGGAGACGAGCTCCCGCCGACGAAGGGAGATGGCAGTGAGGTCTTTGAGTACTTCAACGATTTCAAGGGAGAGTTCACCCTTAATGGGGGAGATGAGGTTGAGCATCCACTTGCTCAGGATTTGGACGTTTCCAAGGGCTTTGCCGTAAGGTTCAGGATGATGAGCAACCGGCAGAACCCTCGAGATTGGGATGGAGGAATAGGAATCGAGGATGATGATGGTAGGATGTTGCTGTTTACGGACGACAGCACAAGAGGTGGAGATGGGCTTGCGATCCACTACGCATGGTGGAACAATGAGTCGAACGTTGACGGAAGAAGTCCTGCCAACACTTACCACGTCTACGAGGCCCTCATGAAGCCTTACTCATCATCAAGCAAGGATTCAAGGTTCAAGGATATAACCGATGGCGGGGTAAACGATGACAGTTACTTCCGCTTTTGGAGTGAACCCCTGAGGAAGCTCTACCTCGTAACGGACAGTGAGAAAAATAAGAGAGAGACGATCTACGACTGGATAGCCATCAGGAAATATCCCGACGATAGTGACCGCCTTGAGGATCCCAACTTTAACGGTATCTCCTATCCGAATGTGAACCAGAATGATCCAGAAACAAAGCCCACTCCTTCCTCCTCAGCCGGCCCTTCGAGGGCCTACGACCTCCAGCCCTTCGTTGACTGCCTTATGGACCAGCGTTACTTCGGCACCTACGACGGCTGGTCCCTCTTCGAGAGGCTTGAGGGGAGCAGCAAAAATCATGACGAATACTTCGAACTGGCCAAGAGAATGCAGGATGAGCTGGGAGTTAAGTACGGGGACAGATATTATCCGATAGGCCTCGTCAGCTTCATGATACCCCACGCCAGCTACGACGAGAAGCTCTTCAACCTCTTCAACTCCCTCGGAATAGCCGTGGAGGAAGGACAGAGCAGTGTGGATTACTACTTCCTCAGCTATTACTTCAGAAGGGGGAGCAAGGTGGAAGGTTACCGCGTCTGGGGGATATCCTACGGTATTACTTCAACGGGAGATTTGAGCTCGATTCCTTTCTTCCTCGATGAAGAGACGGCAGAGGCCATATTTGGCGAAGTGGAAGCGGAAGATTTGCTCAAGAGGTGA
- a CDS encoding TonB-dependent receptor produces the protein MGHTLYYRTRIERRSGFRKFLRRVCEGIGYRFSEGSGSVIVFPECPLVEPLEIPWKGEGSVKTNLIEPCHSVYLLILHSVSFFGSVELWED, from the coding sequence TTGGGGCACACTCTTTATTACCGTACTAGAATAGAGAGGAGATCCGGGTTCAGGAAATTCCTCAGGAGGGTCTGTGAGGGTATCGGCTACCGCTTCAGCGAAGGTTCAGGGTCTGTAATCGTCTTCCCGGAGTGCCCGCTCGTCGAACCCCTCGAGATCCCGTGGAAGGGAGAGGGTTCGGTCAAGACGAACCTCATCGAGCCCTGTCACTCGGTTTACCTCCTCATCCTTCACTCGGTCTCCTTCTTCGGCTCCGTAGAGCTCTGGGAGGACTGA
- a CDS encoding class III signal peptide-containing protein, which yields MELRKRGQVSLEFMLVFGLMLILLLYSVNNVTFKEGSASTENLRIQISLEEKNLANVISNTVSQVYSQGPGSKSTAYVRLTYLRDRDMLLKGLGVEDPKVFVTYGNYTDSGNGTYVTVTGKDSTPVLSGGDKNVFWSRALYGAVLYNRSDVWSPRGSLTIGGVRIYGLELDPADVPAILRVVVEWNPDKPDLWTFDQERGELRININPGG from the coding sequence ATGGAACTTAGAAAGCGCGGGCAGGTTTCACTCGAGTTCATGCTGGTCTTCGGTCTAATGCTCATCCTCCTGCTCTATTCCGTGAACAACGTGACCTTTAAAGAGGGCTCCGCCTCAACCGAGAACCTGAGGATCCAGATAAGCCTCGAAGAGAAGAACCTCGCCAACGTGATATCGAACACGGTGTCTCAGGTCTACTCTCAGGGGCCCGGCTCAAAGTCCACCGCCTACGTCAGGCTAACCTACCTCCGGGACAGGGATATGCTCCTCAAAGGTCTCGGAGTTGAGGACCCGAAGGTCTTCGTAACCTACGGGAACTACACCGATAGCGGTAACGGAACCTACGTCACGGTTACCGGGAAGGACTCCACCCCCGTCCTGAGCGGCGGGGACAAGAACGTCTTCTGGAGCAGGGCCCTTTATGGGGCCGTTCTCTACAACCGCTCCGACGTGTGGTCTCCAAGGGGCAGCTTAACCATCGGTGGAGTGCGGATCTACGGCCTTGAGCTGGATCCGGCCGACGTTCCGGCGATCCTCAGGGTGGTCGTGGAGTGGAACCCCGATAAGCCCGACCTCTGGACCTTCGATCAGGAAAGGGGCGAGCTCAGGATAAACATAAATCCCGGTGGGTGA
- a CDS encoding GMP synthase subunit A codes for MIVIMDNHGQYVHRIWRTLRYLGVDSKVIRNTTPLEEIKALRPKGIIFSGGPDIERTGNCRKILERYDEFNVPILGICLGHQLIAKHFGGKVGRGERAEYSLVEIEIIEKDEIFEGLPERLRVWESHMDEVKELPAGFRLLARSETCPVEAMRHERLPIYGVQFHPEVTHTEKGSEIYRNFARLCGEL; via the coding sequence ATGATAGTCATAATGGACAACCACGGTCAATACGTTCACAGGATATGGAGAACCCTGCGCTATCTGGGCGTCGATTCAAAGGTAATACGCAACACAACTCCTCTGGAGGAGATAAAGGCGCTGAGGCCGAAGGGCATAATCTTCTCCGGGGGCCCGGACATCGAGAGAACGGGCAACTGCCGGAAAATCCTTGAGCGTTACGATGAGTTCAACGTCCCCATACTGGGCATCTGCCTCGGCCACCAGCTCATAGCGAAGCACTTCGGCGGGAAGGTCGGGAGGGGCGAGAGAGCGGAATACAGCCTTGTGGAGATCGAGATAATCGAGAAGGACGAAATCTTCGAGGGCCTTCCGGAGAGGCTCAGGGTATGGGAGAGCCACATGGATGAGGTCAAGGAACTTCCAGCGGGCTTCAGGCTTCTGGCGAGGAGCGAGACCTGCCCGGTGGAGGCCATGAGACATGAGAGGCTTCCGATCTACGGGGTGCAGTTCCATCCCGAGGTCACCCACACGGAGAAGGGGAGTGAAATCTACCGCAACTTCGCAAGGCTCTGCGGGGAGCTTTGA
- a CDS encoding cell division protein FtsZ: protein MRALIVGIGQCGTKIADLFALVDFEAIAVNTSKGDLEYLKHVPSERRVLIGEGLTNGKGVNANPILGREAMKRDLPVVMRKIGSIIGYEDVDVFFLTFGFGGGTGAGGTPVLAQALKEEYPEALVVAIGALPLREEGIRPTINAAITIDKLSRVADSIIAIDNNKLKEGNDDITRAYERINYTVVERIASLLALVDVPGEQTLDASDLKFVLKAFGSFATVGYAKAEAGKVKNLSRLIMRSFESEGLYLDANIESALYGLVAIHGPPEVLKASEIFEALDYLTGKIRGKQIFRGFYPDPREREVEVVTLLSGIYESSSIEEIIITAKQYARSFMEVKEEAETRKKELLSGLPDFDDVYPAGMEENYPGSIEGIIKRLRRREDE from the coding sequence GTGAGGGCCCTTATAGTGGGAATCGGCCAGTGCGGAACCAAGATAGCGGACCTGTTCGCGCTGGTGGACTTTGAGGCCATAGCCGTGAACACATCAAAGGGGGACCTCGAGTACCTCAAGCACGTTCCCTCCGAGAGGAGGGTACTTATAGGCGAGGGTCTCACCAACGGCAAAGGCGTCAACGCCAACCCGATACTGGGAAGGGAGGCCATGAAACGTGACCTTCCGGTTGTCATGCGTAAGATAGGGTCGATAATAGGCTACGAGGACGTTGACGTCTTCTTCCTCACCTTCGGATTCGGAGGTGGAACGGGGGCGGGTGGAACGCCCGTACTCGCTCAGGCCCTCAAGGAGGAGTACCCGGAGGCCCTCGTGGTGGCCATAGGAGCCCTTCCCCTCAGGGAGGAGGGCATAAGGCCAACCATAAACGCCGCCATAACCATAGACAAGCTATCCCGGGTGGCGGACTCGATAATAGCCATAGACAACAACAAGCTCAAGGAGGGAAACGACGACATAACGCGGGCCTACGAGAGGATAAACTACACCGTCGTGGAGAGGATAGCATCCCTTCTGGCGCTCGTTGACGTTCCCGGGGAACAGACCCTCGACGCGAGCGATCTGAAGTTCGTTCTGAAGGCCTTCGGAAGCTTCGCAACGGTTGGCTACGCAAAGGCCGAGGCGGGTAAGGTGAAGAACCTCTCCCGTCTGATCATGAGATCTTTCGAGAGCGAGGGGCTGTACCTCGACGCGAACATCGAGTCGGCCCTTTACGGACTCGTGGCCATCCACGGCCCGCCGGAAGTCCTCAAAGCTTCCGAGATCTTTGAGGCCCTCGACTACCTGACCGGAAAGATAAGGGGCAAGCAGATATTCAGGGGGTTCTACCCGGACCCGCGCGAGAGGGAGGTTGAGGTGGTTACGCTCCTGAGCGGGATATACGAGAGCAGCAGCATCGAGGAGATAATCATCACCGCAAAACAGTACGCTCGCTCGTTCATGGAGGTAAAGGAGGAGGCCGAAACGAGGAAAAAGGAGCTCCTAAGCGGTCTGCCCGACTTCGATGACGTTTACCCGGCGGGGATGGAGGAGAACTATCCGGGGAGCATAGAGGGAATCATCAAAAGGCTCAGGAGGCGGGAGGATGAGTGA